A single window of Nicotiana tomentosiformis chromosome 1, ASM39032v3, whole genome shotgun sequence DNA harbors:
- the LOC104106564 gene encoding putative invertase inhibitor produces MKPLSSFFLPLSLFLSLFFLIFHSSKGQSTLIQNTCKTCSKDDPNIKFGFCTSSLQAAPASQCATLRGLGMISIRLIRYNVTDTRCHIKILMKEKKLDPYIRRCLSDCFDLYSDAIPSIKLAMKSYNAKKYYDANIQISSIMDATTTCEDGFKEKDGVVSPLTKRNEITFQLSAVALSVMNLIKNNGSIG; encoded by the coding sequence ATGAAGCCTCTTTCCTCTTTCTTCCTACCTCTGTCCCTATTTCTCTCCTTATTTTTCCTAATATTCCATAGCTCAAAAGGCCAAAGTACTTTAATCCAAAACACTTGCAAAACATGTTCAAAAGATGATCCAAATATTAAGTTTGGTTTTTGCACTTCATCTCTACAAGCTGCTCCGGCCAGTCAATGTGCTACTCTACGTGGACTCGGGATGATTTCGATTAGGTTAATTCGATACAACGTTACTGATACGAGGTGTCATATTAAGATTTTAATGAAGGAAAAGAAGTTGGATCCTTATATAAGAAGGTGTTTGAGTGATTGTTTTGATCTTTATTCAGACGCTATCCCGTCTATCAAGCTTGCTATGAAGAGTTATAACGCGAAGAAATATTATGATGCTAACATACAAATAAGTTCAATTATGGATGCTACCACGACATGTGAAGATGGATTTAAAGAGAAAGATGGTGTTGTGTCACCATTAACAAAGAGAAATGAAATTACTTTTCAGTTGTCTGCAGTGGCACTTTCTGTTATGAATCTTATTAAGAATAATGGGTCAATTGGTTGA